The proteins below come from a single Myxocyprinus asiaticus isolate MX2 ecotype Aquarium Trade chromosome 28, UBuf_Myxa_2, whole genome shotgun sequence genomic window:
- the LOC127419426 gene encoding myelin transcription factor 1-like isoform X5 — protein MSLDTDDKRTRTRSKGGRVPSEIVGQELSCPTPGCNGSGHISGKYARHRSALSCPLARKRRLHEAESEQPASKRKSHPLKLAMDEGFNAESEGSGEETEMREEEEEDEGAQQQGEECIIIEASSSEKPKLSTSEDLSNYQHIVANSMLHFNNCGTSPQQQQQPATVETENGCPFTETEAEEEKEENRREETENQVDILASKENGVMRNSVEMEDKEEDIHTEDPKETDHQYFTEDMHTQQDEDDDDDEGLGSEMQKEEILKEEYNDVTSEEEGEGESPPTVITATQGSLVREDYVSHKSTLPENYSSSNPSMTSPMVFEVQSESSERDADVDGIDDDGDDDSLSQRSTVADESEMYDIMRGNLGLLEQAIALKAQQVKAHRELACIPEHHRFFALDDRPNKHLEHLRKSCFGKESSRSEKREIKCPTPGCDGTGHVTGLYPHHRSLSGCPHKDRIPPEILAMHENVLKCPTPGCTGQGHVNSNRNTHRSLSGCPIAAAEKLSKSHDKQHLAQPMGEHLKGSPNSDRVLRPMCFVKQLEIPPPGSYRPSLIPATPRANLAKELEKYSKVSFDYASFDVQVFGKRMLAPKMHTSETSPKAFKSKPPFPRASPPSPSMHSGYGKSSSSSYDYSHDAEAAHMAATAILNLSTRCWERPENLSIRHQDKSMEIEVDENGTLDLSMKKPIKREVGVSCTSSEVRSPDLSSSSSSSSLSLHHGNNSISPHSLHPYKQEEWEGPLDYTKPNRQREEELEEMNHSAQSFASSDPEDCDMIQDALEDRKYPGEVTTPNFKVRFQPKDTKKDLLLCPTPGCDGSGHITGNYASHRSLSGCPLADKSLRSLMAAHTAELKCPTPGCDGSGHITGNYASHRSLSGCPRAKKGGIKTTPIKDDKEDSELLKCPVPGCDSLGHISGKYATHRSAYGCPLAARQQKEGLLNGSPFSWKAFKTEGPTCPTPGCDGSGHANGSFLTHRSLSGCPRASLSKKKAKFPGEEYLSTKFRANDVLDNDEDIKQLNKEINELNESNNEMEADMVNLQTQITSMEKNLKNIEQENKIIEEQNEALFMELSGLSQALIRSLANIRLPHMQEPITEQNFESYVSTLTDMYTNKDCYQNPENKALLETINKAVKGIKV, from the exons TGCTCTGAGTTGTCCATTGGCCAGAAAAAGGCGGCTACATGAAGCAGAATCAGAGCAGCCTGCCTCCAAGAGGAAGTCCCACCCACTGAAGCTGGCAATGGACGAAGGCTTCAACGCAGAGAGTGAGGGCAGTGGAGAGGAGACGGAGAtgagggaggaagaggaggaggatgaaggaGCACAGCAGCAGGGTG AGGAGTGCATCATTATTGAGGCCTCTAGCTCAGAGAAGCCTAAACTCTCAACCTCTGAAGATCTCTCCAACTATCAGCACATAGTGGCCAACTCAATGCTACACTTCAACAACTGTGGTACATCACCCCAGCAGCAACAACAGCCCGCCACTGTGGAAACAGAAAATGGTTGCCCTTTTACGGAAACAGAAGCGGAAGAAGAGAAAGAAGAAAATAGAAGAGAAGAAACCGAGAACCAAGTAGACATTCTGGCATCCAAGGAGAATGGAGTGATGAGGAATTCAGTTGAGATGGAAGACAAGGAAGAGGACATTCACACTGAGGACCCAAAAGAGACAGACCACCAGTATTTCACTGAAGACATGCACACACAACAAGACGAGgatgacgatgacgatgaaggaCTGGGGTCTGAGATGCAAAAGGAAGAGATACTCAAGGAGGAATACAATGACGTTACATCTGAAGAGGAAGGGGAAGGAGAATCCCCCCCTACGGTTATCACTGCCACTCAGGGATCCCTTGTAAGGGAAGACTACGTTTCCCACAAATCTACATTGCCAGAAAACTACAGCTCCAGTAACCCCAGCATGACTTCTCCTATGGTCTTCGAAGTGCAGTCGGAGTCGTCGGAGAGGGATGCCGACGTGGATGGAATCGATGACGACGGGGACGATGACAGTTTGTCACAGCGATCGACAGTGGCGGACGAGTCAGAGATGTATGATATAATGCGGGGGAACTTGGGGTTGCTGGAGCAGGCCATTGCCTTGAAAGCCCAACAGGTCAAAGCTCATCGTGAGCTTGCATGCATTCCCGAGCACCACCGTTTCTTTGCTCTGGACGACCGACCCAACAAACACTTGGAACATCTCCGCAAAAGCTGCTTCGGAAAAG AGAGTTCTAGATCAGAGAAAAGAGAGATCAAATGCCCAACCCCTGGGTGCGATGGAACAGGTCACGTGACCGGACTCTATCCCCACCACCGCAGTTTGTCAGGCTGCCCACACAAAGATCGGATCCCACCAGAGA TCTTGGCCATGCATGAGAATGTCCTGAAGTGCCCAACGCCAGGCTGCACTGGTCAGGGTCATGTCAACAGCAACCGTAACACACACCGCAG TTTGTCAGGATGTCCCATCGCTGCTGCCGAAAAGCTATCCAAAAGTCATGACAAGCAACACCTAGCTCAGCCCATGGGTGAACATCTCAAAGGCAGCCCTAACTCTGACCGTGTACTCAG gcCCATGTGTTTTGTGAAGCAGTTGGAGATTCCTCCGCCCGGCAGCTACAGGCCCAGCCTCATCCCAGCCACACCACGCGCTAATCTGGCCAAGGAGCTGGAAAAGTACTCCAAGGTTTCCTTTGATTATGCAAGCTTCGATGTGCAGGTGTTCGGCAAGCGCATGCTCGCCCCAAAGATGCACACCAGCGAAACTTCACCTAAAGCCTTCAAAT CCAAACCTCCATTCCCCAGGGCCTCCCCGCCAAGTCCCAGCATGCACTCCGGATATGGAAAGAGTTCCTCCAGCAGTTATGATTATTCCCACGATGCTGAAGCGGCCCACATGGCTGCCACTGCAATCCTCAACCTGTCCACACGCTGCTGGGAGAGACCAGAGAACCTCAGCATCAGACACCAGGATAAG AGTATGGAAATAGAAGTAGACGAGAATGGCACCTTGGACTTAAGCATGAAGAAGCCAATTAAGAGAGAAGTGGGCGTGTCTTGCACCAGTTCTGAAGTGCGCTCCCCCGATCTTTCTTCATCCTCTTCATCATCGTCCTTATCTCTTCACCATGGCAACAACAGCATCTCGCCCCACTCTTTACATCCCTACAAACAAGAGGAGTGGGAGGGGCCTCTGGACTACACCAAACCCAATCGGCAGAGGGAGGAGGAGCTAGAAGAG ATGAACCACAGTGCTCAGTCATTTGCCTCGTCTGACCCCGAAGATTGCGACATGATACAGGATGCCCTTGAAGACAGGAAGTACCCCGGAGAAGTCACAACCCCAAATTTCAAAGTCAGGTTTCAGCCCAAGGACACCAAGAAAGATCTCCTGCT GTGTCCCACTCCTGGGTGTGATGGCAGTGGACACATCACTGGAAACTATGCATCTCATCGCAG CTTGTCTGGGTGTCCTCTTGCTGATAAGAGTCTTCGGTCCCTCATGGCAGCACACACAGCTGAACTCAA ATGTCCAACCCCAGGATGTGATGGTTCAGGGCATATCACGGGCAACTACGCGTCTCATAGAAG TTTGTCTGGGTGTCCGCGGGCCAAGAAAGGTGGAATAAAAACAACTCCCATCAAGGACGACAAGGAGGACTCCGAGCTCTTAAA ATGCCCAGTGCCAGGTTGTGACAGCCTGGGTCATATCAGTGGGAAGTATGCCACTCACCGCAGTGCATATGGATGCCCGCTGGCGGCCAGGCAGCAGAAAGAGGGTTTGCTGAATGGTTCTCCATTCTCCTGGAAGGCGTTTAAGACAGAGGGTCCCACCTGCCCCACTCCAGGGTGTGATGGATCAGGACACGCCAACGGCAGCTTTCTCACCCACCGCAG TCTCTCAGGCTGCCCCAGAGCCTCCCTCAGTAAGAAGAAAGCCAAGTTCCCTGGTGAAGAGTATCTCAGCACTAAGTTCAGAGCCAATGACG TGTTAGACAATGACGAAGACATCAAGCAACTAAATAAAGAAATCAATGAGCTCAATGAATCCAACAATGAAATGGAGGCAGATATGGTCAACCTTCAAACACAG ATCACATCCATGGAGAAAAACCTGAAGAACATCGAGCAGGAGAACAAGATAATCGAAGAACAGAATGAGGCTTTGTTTATGGAGCTCTCTGGACTCAGTCAAGCCCTTATACGCAGCCTGGCCAACATCCGTCTGCCTCACATG CAGGAGCCAATCACAGAACAGAATTTCGAGAGCTACGTGAGCACCCTAACTGACATGTACACCAATAAGGACTGCTACCAGAACCCAGAGAACAAGGCCCTTCTGGAGACCATCAACAAGGCAGTGAAAGGCATCAAGGTCTGA
- the LOC127419426 gene encoding myelin transcription factor 1-like isoform X6, protein MSLDTDDKRTRTRSKGGRVPSEIVGQELSCPTPGCNGSGHISGKYARHRSALSCPLARKRRLHEAESEQPASKRKSHPLKLAMDEGFNAESEGSGEETEMREEEEEDEGAQQQGGELEHEVEDTQAKRNTENTDTEEDEGDEEECIIIEASSSEKPKLSTSEDLSNYQHIVANSMLHFNNCGTSPQQQQQPATVETENGCPFTETEAEEEKEENRREETENQVDILASKENGVMRNSVEMEDKEEDIHTEDPKETDHQYFTEDMHTQQDEDDDDDEGLGSEMQKEEILKEEYNDVTSEEEGEGESPPTVITATQGSLVREDYVSHKSTLPENYSSSNPSMTSPMVFEVQSESSERDADVDGIDDDGDDDSLSQRSTVADESEMYDIMRGNLGLLEQAIALKAQQVKAHRELACIPEHHRFFALDDRPNKHLEHLRKSCFGKESSRSEKREIKCPTPGCDGTGHVTGLYPHHRSLSGCPHKDRIPPEILAMHENVLKCPTPGCTGQGHVNSNRNTHRSLSGCPIAAAEKLSKSHDKQHLAQPMGEHLKGSPNSDRVLRPMCFVKQLEIPPPGSYRPSLIPATPRANLAKELEKYSKVSFDYASFDVQVFGKRMLAPKMHTSETSPKAFKSKPPFPRASPPSPSMHSGYGKSSSSSYDYSHDAEAAHMAATAILNLSTRCWERPENLSIRHQDKSMEIEVDENGTLDLSMKKPIKREVGVSCTSSEVRSPDLSSSSSSSSLSLHHGNNSISPHSLHPYKQEEWEGPLDYTKPNRQREEELEEMNHSAQSFASSDPEDCDMIQDALEDRKYPGEVTTPNFKVRFQPKDTKKDLLLCPTPGCDGSGHITGNYASHRSLSGCPLADKSLRSLMAAHTAELKCPTPGCDGSGHITGNYASHRRCPVPGCDSLGHISGKYATHRSAYGCPLAARQQKEGLLNGSPFSWKAFKTEGPTCPTPGCDGSGHANGSFLTHRSLSGCPRASLSKKKAKFPGEEYLSTKFRANDVLDNDEDIKQLNKEINELNESNNEMEADMVNLQTQITSMEKNLKNIEQENKIIEEQNEALFMELSGLSQALIRSLANIRLPHMQEPITEQNFESYVSTLTDMYTNKDCYQNPENKALLETINKAVKGIKV, encoded by the exons TGCTCTGAGTTGTCCATTGGCCAGAAAAAGGCGGCTACATGAAGCAGAATCAGAGCAGCCTGCCTCCAAGAGGAAGTCCCACCCACTGAAGCTGGCAATGGACGAAGGCTTCAACGCAGAGAGTGAGGGCAGTGGAGAGGAGACGGAGAtgagggaggaagaggaggaggatgaaggaGCACAGCAGCAGGGTGGTGAGCTTGAGCATGAAGTAGAAGATACgcaagcaaaaagaaacacagaGAACACTGATACAGAGGAAGATGAAGGTGATGAAG AGGAGTGCATCATTATTGAGGCCTCTAGCTCAGAGAAGCCTAAACTCTCAACCTCTGAAGATCTCTCCAACTATCAGCACATAGTGGCCAACTCAATGCTACACTTCAACAACTGTGGTACATCACCCCAGCAGCAACAACAGCCCGCCACTGTGGAAACAGAAAATGGTTGCCCTTTTACGGAAACAGAAGCGGAAGAAGAGAAAGAAGAAAATAGAAGAGAAGAAACCGAGAACCAAGTAGACATTCTGGCATCCAAGGAGAATGGAGTGATGAGGAATTCAGTTGAGATGGAAGACAAGGAAGAGGACATTCACACTGAGGACCCAAAAGAGACAGACCACCAGTATTTCACTGAAGACATGCACACACAACAAGACGAGgatgacgatgacgatgaaggaCTGGGGTCTGAGATGCAAAAGGAAGAGATACTCAAGGAGGAATACAATGACGTTACATCTGAAGAGGAAGGGGAAGGAGAATCCCCCCCTACGGTTATCACTGCCACTCAGGGATCCCTTGTAAGGGAAGACTACGTTTCCCACAAATCTACATTGCCAGAAAACTACAGCTCCAGTAACCCCAGCATGACTTCTCCTATGGTCTTCGAAGTGCAGTCGGAGTCGTCGGAGAGGGATGCCGACGTGGATGGAATCGATGACGACGGGGACGATGACAGTTTGTCACAGCGATCGACAGTGGCGGACGAGTCAGAGATGTATGATATAATGCGGGGGAACTTGGGGTTGCTGGAGCAGGCCATTGCCTTGAAAGCCCAACAGGTCAAAGCTCATCGTGAGCTTGCATGCATTCCCGAGCACCACCGTTTCTTTGCTCTGGACGACCGACCCAACAAACACTTGGAACATCTCCGCAAAAGCTGCTTCGGAAAAG AGAGTTCTAGATCAGAGAAAAGAGAGATCAAATGCCCAACCCCTGGGTGCGATGGAACAGGTCACGTGACCGGACTCTATCCCCACCACCGCAGTTTGTCAGGCTGCCCACACAAAGATCGGATCCCACCAGAGA TCTTGGCCATGCATGAGAATGTCCTGAAGTGCCCAACGCCAGGCTGCACTGGTCAGGGTCATGTCAACAGCAACCGTAACACACACCGCAG TTTGTCAGGATGTCCCATCGCTGCTGCCGAAAAGCTATCCAAAAGTCATGACAAGCAACACCTAGCTCAGCCCATGGGTGAACATCTCAAAGGCAGCCCTAACTCTGACCGTGTACTCAG gcCCATGTGTTTTGTGAAGCAGTTGGAGATTCCTCCGCCCGGCAGCTACAGGCCCAGCCTCATCCCAGCCACACCACGCGCTAATCTGGCCAAGGAGCTGGAAAAGTACTCCAAGGTTTCCTTTGATTATGCAAGCTTCGATGTGCAGGTGTTCGGCAAGCGCATGCTCGCCCCAAAGATGCACACCAGCGAAACTTCACCTAAAGCCTTCAAAT CCAAACCTCCATTCCCCAGGGCCTCCCCGCCAAGTCCCAGCATGCACTCCGGATATGGAAAGAGTTCCTCCAGCAGTTATGATTATTCCCACGATGCTGAAGCGGCCCACATGGCTGCCACTGCAATCCTCAACCTGTCCACACGCTGCTGGGAGAGACCAGAGAACCTCAGCATCAGACACCAGGATAAG AGTATGGAAATAGAAGTAGACGAGAATGGCACCTTGGACTTAAGCATGAAGAAGCCAATTAAGAGAGAAGTGGGCGTGTCTTGCACCAGTTCTGAAGTGCGCTCCCCCGATCTTTCTTCATCCTCTTCATCATCGTCCTTATCTCTTCACCATGGCAACAACAGCATCTCGCCCCACTCTTTACATCCCTACAAACAAGAGGAGTGGGAGGGGCCTCTGGACTACACCAAACCCAATCGGCAGAGGGAGGAGGAGCTAGAAGAG ATGAACCACAGTGCTCAGTCATTTGCCTCGTCTGACCCCGAAGATTGCGACATGATACAGGATGCCCTTGAAGACAGGAAGTACCCCGGAGAAGTCACAACCCCAAATTTCAAAGTCAGGTTTCAGCCCAAGGACACCAAGAAAGATCTCCTGCT GTGTCCCACTCCTGGGTGTGATGGCAGTGGACACATCACTGGAAACTATGCATCTCATCGCAG CTTGTCTGGGTGTCCTCTTGCTGATAAGAGTCTTCGGTCCCTCATGGCAGCACACACAGCTGAACTCAA ATGTCCAACCCCAGGATGTGATGGTTCAGGGCATATCACGGGCAACTACGCGTCTCATAGAAG ATGCCCAGTGCCAGGTTGTGACAGCCTGGGTCATATCAGTGGGAAGTATGCCACTCACCGCAGTGCATATGGATGCCCGCTGGCGGCCAGGCAGCAGAAAGAGGGTTTGCTGAATGGTTCTCCATTCTCCTGGAAGGCGTTTAAGACAGAGGGTCCCACCTGCCCCACTCCAGGGTGTGATGGATCAGGACACGCCAACGGCAGCTTTCTCACCCACCGCAG TCTCTCAGGCTGCCCCAGAGCCTCCCTCAGTAAGAAGAAAGCCAAGTTCCCTGGTGAAGAGTATCTCAGCACTAAGTTCAGAGCCAATGACG TGTTAGACAATGACGAAGACATCAAGCAACTAAATAAAGAAATCAATGAGCTCAATGAATCCAACAATGAAATGGAGGCAGATATGGTCAACCTTCAAACACAG ATCACATCCATGGAGAAAAACCTGAAGAACATCGAGCAGGAGAACAAGATAATCGAAGAACAGAATGAGGCTTTGTTTATGGAGCTCTCTGGACTCAGTCAAGCCCTTATACGCAGCCTGGCCAACATCCGTCTGCCTCACATG CAGGAGCCAATCACAGAACAGAATTTCGAGAGCTACGTGAGCACCCTAACTGACATGTACACCAATAAGGACTGCTACCAGAACCCAGAGAACAAGGCCCTTCTGGAGACCATCAACAAGGCAGTGAAAGGCATCAAGGTCTGA
- the LOC127419426 gene encoding myelin transcription factor 1-like isoform X1, with protein MSLDTDDKRTRTRSKGGRVPSEIVGQELSCPTPGCNGSGHISGKYARHRSALSCPLARKRRLHEAESEQPASKRKSHPLKLAMDEGFNAESEGSGEETEMREEEEEDEGAQQQGGELEHEVEDTQAKRNTENTDTEEDEGDEEECIIIEASSSEKPKLSTSEDLSNYQHIVANSMLHFNNCGTSPQQQQQPATVETENGCPFTETEAEEEKEENRREETENQVDILASKENGVMRNSVEMEDKEEDIHTEDPKETDHQYFTEDMHTQQDEDDDDDEGLGSEMQKEEILKEEYNDVTSEEEGEGESPPTVITATQGSLVREDYVSHKSTLPENYSSSNPSMTSPMVFEVQSESSERDADVDGIDDDGDDDSLSQRSTVADESEMYDIMRGNLGLLEQAIALKAQQVKAHRELACIPEHHRFFALDDRPNKHLEHLRKSCFGKESSRSEKREIKCPTPGCDGTGHVTGLYPHHRSLSGCPHKDRIPPEILAMHENVLKCPTPGCTGQGHVNSNRNTHRSLSGCPIAAAEKLSKSHDKQHLAQPMGEHLKGSPNSDRVLRPMCFVKQLEIPPPGSYRPSLIPATPRANLAKELEKYSKVSFDYASFDVQVFGKRMLAPKMHTSETSPKAFKSKPPFPRASPPSPSMHSGYGKSSSSSYDYSHDAEAAHMAATAILNLSTRCWERPENLSIRHQDKSMEIEVDENGTLDLSMKKPIKREVGVSCTSSEVRSPDLSSSSSSSSLSLHHGNNSISPHSLHPYKQEEWEGPLDYTKPNRQREEELEEMNHSAQSFASSDPEDCDMIQDALEDRKYPGEVTTPNFKVRFQPKDTKKDLLLCPTPGCDGSGHITGNYASHRSLSGCPLADKSLRSLMAAHTAELKCPTPGCDGSGHITGNYASHRSLSGCPRAKKGGIKTTPIKDDKEDSELLKCPVPGCDSLGHISGKYATHRSAYGCPLAARQQKEGLLNGSPFSWKAFKTEGPTCPTPGCDGSGHANGSFLTHRSLSGCPRASLSKKKAKFPGEEYLSTKFRANDVLDNDEDIKQLNKEINELNESNNEMEADMVNLQTQITSMEKNLKNIEQENKIIEEQNEALFMELSGLSQALIRSLANIRLPHMQEPITEQNFESYVSTLTDMYTNKDCYQNPENKALLETINKAVKGIKV; from the exons TGCTCTGAGTTGTCCATTGGCCAGAAAAAGGCGGCTACATGAAGCAGAATCAGAGCAGCCTGCCTCCAAGAGGAAGTCCCACCCACTGAAGCTGGCAATGGACGAAGGCTTCAACGCAGAGAGTGAGGGCAGTGGAGAGGAGACGGAGAtgagggaggaagaggaggaggatgaaggaGCACAGCAGCAGGGTGGTGAGCTTGAGCATGAAGTAGAAGATACgcaagcaaaaagaaacacagaGAACACTGATACAGAGGAAGATGAAGGTGATGAAG AGGAGTGCATCATTATTGAGGCCTCTAGCTCAGAGAAGCCTAAACTCTCAACCTCTGAAGATCTCTCCAACTATCAGCACATAGTGGCCAACTCAATGCTACACTTCAACAACTGTGGTACATCACCCCAGCAGCAACAACAGCCCGCCACTGTGGAAACAGAAAATGGTTGCCCTTTTACGGAAACAGAAGCGGAAGAAGAGAAAGAAGAAAATAGAAGAGAAGAAACCGAGAACCAAGTAGACATTCTGGCATCCAAGGAGAATGGAGTGATGAGGAATTCAGTTGAGATGGAAGACAAGGAAGAGGACATTCACACTGAGGACCCAAAAGAGACAGACCACCAGTATTTCACTGAAGACATGCACACACAACAAGACGAGgatgacgatgacgatgaaggaCTGGGGTCTGAGATGCAAAAGGAAGAGATACTCAAGGAGGAATACAATGACGTTACATCTGAAGAGGAAGGGGAAGGAGAATCCCCCCCTACGGTTATCACTGCCACTCAGGGATCCCTTGTAAGGGAAGACTACGTTTCCCACAAATCTACATTGCCAGAAAACTACAGCTCCAGTAACCCCAGCATGACTTCTCCTATGGTCTTCGAAGTGCAGTCGGAGTCGTCGGAGAGGGATGCCGACGTGGATGGAATCGATGACGACGGGGACGATGACAGTTTGTCACAGCGATCGACAGTGGCGGACGAGTCAGAGATGTATGATATAATGCGGGGGAACTTGGGGTTGCTGGAGCAGGCCATTGCCTTGAAAGCCCAACAGGTCAAAGCTCATCGTGAGCTTGCATGCATTCCCGAGCACCACCGTTTCTTTGCTCTGGACGACCGACCCAACAAACACTTGGAACATCTCCGCAAAAGCTGCTTCGGAAAAG AGAGTTCTAGATCAGAGAAAAGAGAGATCAAATGCCCAACCCCTGGGTGCGATGGAACAGGTCACGTGACCGGACTCTATCCCCACCACCGCAGTTTGTCAGGCTGCCCACACAAAGATCGGATCCCACCAGAGA TCTTGGCCATGCATGAGAATGTCCTGAAGTGCCCAACGCCAGGCTGCACTGGTCAGGGTCATGTCAACAGCAACCGTAACACACACCGCAG TTTGTCAGGATGTCCCATCGCTGCTGCCGAAAAGCTATCCAAAAGTCATGACAAGCAACACCTAGCTCAGCCCATGGGTGAACATCTCAAAGGCAGCCCTAACTCTGACCGTGTACTCAG gcCCATGTGTTTTGTGAAGCAGTTGGAGATTCCTCCGCCCGGCAGCTACAGGCCCAGCCTCATCCCAGCCACACCACGCGCTAATCTGGCCAAGGAGCTGGAAAAGTACTCCAAGGTTTCCTTTGATTATGCAAGCTTCGATGTGCAGGTGTTCGGCAAGCGCATGCTCGCCCCAAAGATGCACACCAGCGAAACTTCACCTAAAGCCTTCAAAT CCAAACCTCCATTCCCCAGGGCCTCCCCGCCAAGTCCCAGCATGCACTCCGGATATGGAAAGAGTTCCTCCAGCAGTTATGATTATTCCCACGATGCTGAAGCGGCCCACATGGCTGCCACTGCAATCCTCAACCTGTCCACACGCTGCTGGGAGAGACCAGAGAACCTCAGCATCAGACACCAGGATAAG AGTATGGAAATAGAAGTAGACGAGAATGGCACCTTGGACTTAAGCATGAAGAAGCCAATTAAGAGAGAAGTGGGCGTGTCTTGCACCAGTTCTGAAGTGCGCTCCCCCGATCTTTCTTCATCCTCTTCATCATCGTCCTTATCTCTTCACCATGGCAACAACAGCATCTCGCCCCACTCTTTACATCCCTACAAACAAGAGGAGTGGGAGGGGCCTCTGGACTACACCAAACCCAATCGGCAGAGGGAGGAGGAGCTAGAAGAG ATGAACCACAGTGCTCAGTCATTTGCCTCGTCTGACCCCGAAGATTGCGACATGATACAGGATGCCCTTGAAGACAGGAAGTACCCCGGAGAAGTCACAACCCCAAATTTCAAAGTCAGGTTTCAGCCCAAGGACACCAAGAAAGATCTCCTGCT GTGTCCCACTCCTGGGTGTGATGGCAGTGGACACATCACTGGAAACTATGCATCTCATCGCAG CTTGTCTGGGTGTCCTCTTGCTGATAAGAGTCTTCGGTCCCTCATGGCAGCACACACAGCTGAACTCAA ATGTCCAACCCCAGGATGTGATGGTTCAGGGCATATCACGGGCAACTACGCGTCTCATAGAAG TTTGTCTGGGTGTCCGCGGGCCAAGAAAGGTGGAATAAAAACAACTCCCATCAAGGACGACAAGGAGGACTCCGAGCTCTTAAA ATGCCCAGTGCCAGGTTGTGACAGCCTGGGTCATATCAGTGGGAAGTATGCCACTCACCGCAGTGCATATGGATGCCCGCTGGCGGCCAGGCAGCAGAAAGAGGGTTTGCTGAATGGTTCTCCATTCTCCTGGAAGGCGTTTAAGACAGAGGGTCCCACCTGCCCCACTCCAGGGTGTGATGGATCAGGACACGCCAACGGCAGCTTTCTCACCCACCGCAG TCTCTCAGGCTGCCCCAGAGCCTCCCTCAGTAAGAAGAAAGCCAAGTTCCCTGGTGAAGAGTATCTCAGCACTAAGTTCAGAGCCAATGACG TGTTAGACAATGACGAAGACATCAAGCAACTAAATAAAGAAATCAATGAGCTCAATGAATCCAACAATGAAATGGAGGCAGATATGGTCAACCTTCAAACACAG ATCACATCCATGGAGAAAAACCTGAAGAACATCGAGCAGGAGAACAAGATAATCGAAGAACAGAATGAGGCTTTGTTTATGGAGCTCTCTGGACTCAGTCAAGCCCTTATACGCAGCCTGGCCAACATCCGTCTGCCTCACATG CAGGAGCCAATCACAGAACAGAATTTCGAGAGCTACGTGAGCACCCTAACTGACATGTACACCAATAAGGACTGCTACCAGAACCCAGAGAACAAGGCCCTTCTGGAGACCATCAACAAGGCAGTGAAAGGCATCAAGGTCTGA